Sequence from the Scomber scombrus chromosome 1, fScoSco1.1, whole genome shotgun sequence genome:
CTGTCAAAACGGCCCCAAGCACGTGGATTAGAGGAGTAGCCAGCGGTGGGCTCCATGTTTATGAGACTCACTACAACTCCCTCCACCTGTTCACTGGGCATGAAGCGTTCACTGCGGAAGGCCCTCACTTTCACATAACACCTGCGGTTTTCTGGGACGTCTAGGTTAAACAGACGTCTCTCTCTGATCTCCATGTTACCAATCAGAAAggttctttcctcccttttgcctctccttttcttctccacCTGCAgacttccctcctcctcccacagGCCAGTATCAGGGTTCAGCGACCACAGCTTCATAGTACTGAGGTGCTCAGGCATCGTCACCTGGGCAGAGTCCAGAAATACTTTAACTTCACCTGCATTCAGGGGCTCATTTGTTTGCTCACCCCTAAAGTCAACTGAAAACATCCCATAGGTTCTCAGTGGTAGGGTATCACCTTCATTCCCTACAAAGTTGAGATCACTTTGTGCTGCAGCGGCTGTGGAGACATCTCGGGGGTCAAGAAAAGTTACACTAGCATTTATGTTACCCATGAATACTTCTCCATTCTCCTTGTAGAAGGAATTGGGAGGAATCTGGATTTGAAGCATTGGCTCTTGGCCCTCTACTTCCCCAAGCTCTAGAGTGTTGGTTTCAGTGGAGCTAATAGTCACAGGAGCTTTCTTTCTGAGAAGTTTGATCTCATGGTAAACAGCCCCTCCTTTGGTATTAAATGGAAGTACCTTTGTGGTGTTAACAAATTTCTGCATGTTGTCCACAAAAGTTAGGACTAGCCTCTCTGTTTCAGGAGGAACTTGGATAGAAAAGGTACCTTTGTAGCCTGTGCGGCTGATTCTGACTCCATTCATAAAGATATGGCCGAACCTCATTGGCTCACCGTTGTCAGCAGCAATAGCCCTACCATGCACAATAGCCTTGGTGTCCACACATTTCTGGCAGCCACATTCGGTTACCACCATGGTGGGCAGTTGGTAGCCCTGGCATGTTAATTGTCTCTGCTCCATCATTGCCACACCACAGCAGTAAGCCACTTTGTCATTGCACCTTATGCCATTGTCCAGCTGCCCAGCGCATGTACTTGTTGGGCACCTGCCCACATCATAGTAGAAAGAGTTTGTGCTGTTTTGGTAACAGTCATGTGGAAGGCGGATGAGGTGAGAATCAGGCTTGGGGTTACAAGAATGGTCATCTTTACCTGTGTAAAAGATTTAGAAATCAACatgtttatttagtttgatcATATTACTCTATTTCATGTCtacagatttgtttttcacatttctgtatGTTTGTTCTATTATATTATTGCCAATTTATTGCGAACACACCTAAGACTTTGAGAGTAGCTGGTTTAGTCTTAATGGACCCAGATGGACCACTTGCTCTGCAGTAGTACTCCCCAGCGTTCTGAGGACGCAGATCTTTTAGAACCAAGGTGCTCTCGGACTGCTTTTCTAGGAGACTGTTGTTATGAAACCTGTTgattcacacagaaaaaaagacagacagcagaaggaaaggaatgaaatgAACGATATTATTAATAGTCTTTAagcaaaaataatgtataatttcaGTATAACAAGTCCTACCATTGGTACTTGTCTGGCTGTGGCTTGCCTGCCACCTTGCAGCAGAAGGCAGCAGTTTGTCCCTCCCTTCTGGCCTTGCTCTCAGGGTTGCTCAACACATGAAGCTTTTCTGGAAGTTGTATGACAAAAATGAGCTTCTTCACATACTTAACAAATCCCTTGTTTGTGAATATGCAgctcaattattattattattattatttttaaatctttagaTATAAACCAAATAATCAACCTCTGATCTAATCTATGTTCCAGATATCTGTACCTGCTCTTTTCAGCTGGACACTGAGGACTGAGGTACGTTCAGTGCTGTGGGGCACAGTAACACTGAAGGGGGCATGGCCCTGCAGGCTGAACGTCAGGGTGGTGTTGCCGTCAGGACAGATACCGGGTATGCGAAAATGTCCGTTGTGGTCAGTGAGGGTGATGAGTTTGCCAGACCGAAGGATTGTAGCCCCTTCAGCAGTAAGACCACCAGCACCACGGACTGACCCCAGTAGGATATGCTCTTCACACTGGCATGCATCACATGCAGCATTCACCTTCCCCATCACACAGTGCAGGG
This genomic interval carries:
- the cilp gene encoding cartilage intermediate layer protein 1: MSTRPLLLILGIVAVTAVTAQGSWRRDNKDSSPAVYHTDDNYEWTTWFNVDHPGGRGDYEQLEAIRFYYRSRVCETPRALEARTTEWVPARETGEKVHADPTVGFWCLNEEQGPDHNCSNYAVRFLCSKDNSMNIQDNWGPWSDWSPCPALCGQVGVQIRSRNCQYRSMQCSGPKVEGKACHGPKCPVTDCPLHCVMGKVNAACDACQCEEHILLGSVRGAGGLTAEGATILRSGKLITLTDHNGHFRIPGICPDGNTTLTFSLQGHAPFSVTVPHSTERTSVLSVQLKRAEKLHVLSNPESKARREGQTAAFCCKVAGKPQPDKYQWFHNNSLLEKQSESTLVLKDLRPQNAGEYYCRASGPSGSIKTKPATLKVLGKDDHSCNPKPDSHLIRLPHDCYQNSTNSFYYDVGRCPTSTCAGQLDNGIRCNDKVAYCCGVAMMEQRQLTCQGYQLPTMVVTECGCQKCVDTKAIVHGRAIAADNGEPMRFGHIFMNGVRISRTGYKGTFSIQVPPETERLVLTFVDNMQKFVNTTKVLPFNTKGGAVYHEIKLLRKKAPVTISSTETNTLELGEVEGQEPMLQIQIPPNSFYKENGEVFMGNINASVTFLDPRDVSTAAAAQSDLNFVGNEGDTLPLRTYGMFSVDFRGEQTNEPLNAGEVKVFLDSAQVTMPEHLSTMKLWSLNPDTGLWEEEGSLQVEKKRRGKREERTFLIGNMEIRERRLFNLDVPENRRCYVKVRAFRSERFMPSEQVEGVVVSLINMEPTAGYSSNPRAWGRFDSVVTGSNGACLPAFCDEQKADAYSAYVMANLGGEELEAVPSAPKLNPNLIGVPQPYLSKLNYRRTDHENPKVKKTAFSVNVAKPSPNTAEESNGPVYSFENLKECEEAPFSAAHFRFTRVEGDRYDYNTVPFNEDDPMSWTEDYLSWWPKPMEYRACYIKVKINSPHEINVRSRNMGGTHPKTVGQLYGLRDTRSIRDMDQATVSAVCLEFKCSGMLYDQERVDRTLVKVIPQGSCKRDQVNTMLQEYLVNHLPLAVNNDTNEFTMLAPLDPLGHNYGIYTVTDQDPRTAKEIALGRCFDGTSDGTSRVMKSNEGVALTFTCGDKEATRQSVFQALQNSQGQTVTSVVRGEGRQNRRRQGSNVARSSRRRSTRDPIGRRTQTRS